Proteins from a genomic interval of Natronorubrum sediminis:
- a CDS encoding TAXI family TRAP transporter solute-binding subunit: MLSSTEGTTAYAANEGLTAVVNEHTDDVFAEAQPSPGTEANIGSLMDEDAEMVFSQNWGMNLIMEEEEPYDELGFDVVQFFHFYTLPWFFVTANEEIESIADIDEETQVSPTPEGSGTAAPLEHALSFATDDFDRVSYDFAEQASAMEEGRLEVGVGSYMNLEIEPGWLQEMGGTVDYHIPTIPDEVHDEWESDSGIAVGTFPGDEIETASGAPDEVVTPIFEYNFVGRQDLTYDMVYAFLEALHENREELGGYHEVLSKLEDEENFTNELYEDVPLHAAAYDYWDEEGLLNDDHERADDP, translated from the coding sequence ATGCTATCGTCGACAGAAGGGACAACAGCGTACGCAGCAAATGAAGGACTCACCGCCGTTGTCAACGAACACACTGACGACGTGTTTGCTGAAGCCCAACCTAGTCCAGGCACCGAGGCAAATATCGGTTCGCTCATGGACGAAGACGCGGAGATGGTTTTCAGTCAGAATTGGGGGATGAACTTAATAATGGAAGAAGAAGAGCCGTACGACGAACTTGGCTTCGACGTCGTGCAATTCTTCCACTTCTATACCCTCCCTTGGTTTTTCGTGACCGCAAACGAGGAGATCGAATCGATCGCTGATATCGACGAAGAGACGCAAGTTAGCCCGACCCCTGAAGGGTCCGGGACAGCTGCCCCGCTCGAGCACGCACTTTCGTTTGCGACCGACGATTTCGATCGCGTCAGCTACGACTTCGCCGAACAGGCTTCTGCAATGGAAGAGGGACGGCTCGAAGTCGGCGTTGGTTCGTACATGAATCTCGAAATCGAACCCGGGTGGCTCCAAGAAATGGGCGGAACGGTCGACTATCACATTCCAACTATCCCGGACGAGGTTCACGATGAATGGGAGAGTGATTCTGGTATTGCCGTTGGCACGTTCCCCGGTGACGAAATCGAAACCGCTTCCGGTGCTCCAGATGAAGTTGTAACACCAATATTCGAATACAATTTCGTTGGTCGTCAGGATTTGACCTACGACATGGTTTACGCATTTCTCGAGGCGCTTCACGAAAACCGAGAGGAACTCGGGGGGTATCACGAGGTTCTCTCGAAGCTGGAAGACGAGGAGAACTTTACAAACGAATTGTACGAAGACGTGCCACTTCACGCGGCGGCGTACGACTATTGGGACGAGGAGGGTCTCCTGAACGACGATCACGAACGCGCCGACGACCCCTAA
- a CDS encoding enoyl-CoA hydratase/isomerase family protein — translation MPTRSTDLGNEDLEVTMSDDGTVVWATIDRPDVHNALSESVLTGLSEIAAATRERDIRVVVIRGADGTFCSGGDLQGMDEAEPKSMFERRAGSSGLADLLEELIDADALTVAAVEGYCLAGGCGLAAGCDFVLAAEDADFGTPEVNVGMFPMQAMSAIMPAVGEKKGLKLMFTGEHIDAETAERIGLVTDVLDADAFEDELEAYVDSLAKNSPVMISMGKEAYYTQRDMTVEQSYSYLKEMLVLLMESEDHEEGVAAFVEDREPEWGTRP, via the coding sequence ATGCCAACACGTAGCACCGACCTCGGAAACGAGGACCTCGAGGTAACGATGAGCGACGACGGCACCGTCGTCTGGGCGACGATCGACCGGCCCGACGTCCACAATGCGCTGAGCGAGTCCGTACTGACGGGGCTTTCCGAAATCGCTGCCGCGACACGCGAACGCGATATCCGGGTCGTCGTCATCCGTGGCGCGGACGGCACGTTCTGTTCGGGCGGCGACTTGCAAGGGATGGACGAGGCTGAACCGAAGTCGATGTTCGAACGACGGGCCGGCTCGTCGGGGTTGGCCGATCTACTCGAGGAGTTGATCGACGCCGACGCCCTCACGGTCGCCGCGGTCGAGGGGTACTGCCTGGCTGGCGGCTGTGGGCTAGCGGCCGGTTGTGACTTCGTCCTCGCGGCTGAGGACGCCGATTTCGGGACGCCTGAGGTGAACGTCGGCATGTTTCCGATGCAGGCGATGTCGGCAATCATGCCGGCCGTCGGCGAGAAGAAAGGACTCAAGCTCATGTTCACCGGCGAACACATCGACGCCGAGACCGCCGAGCGAATCGGCCTCGTGACAGACGTGCTGGACGCCGACGCGTTCGAGGACGAACTCGAGGCGTACGTCGACAGTCTGGCCAAGAACAGTCCGGTGATGATTTCGATGGGGAAAGAAGCCTACTATACGCAACGCGATATGACGGTCGAACAATCATACTCGTATCTCAAGGAGATGCTCGTGCTGTTAATGGAGAGTGAAGATCACGAGGAAGGTGTCGCGGCGTTCGTCGAGGATCGCGAACCTGAGTGGGGGACACGGCCATGA
- a CDS encoding SDR family oxidoreductase codes for MSDGRGTPPSTDIFASDLLEGETALVTGGGTGIGKHIALALADHGADVAITSRDMDHLEPVAERIEAKGRRICATTADIRSRDEVDAMVETVLDELGEITILVNNAGANFLSPAEELSENGWRAVVGTILDGTAYCTFAVGEHMIDNGGGSIVAMGATNSERGAPYHAHSGAGKAGITNLMQTVAAEWAQYGIRANTIAPGIIETEALSSVWDEAGRDRDQIGRDIAMERLGSPADCVPITLFLVSDAAAYVTGSYFAVDGGQLVADAGHHLE; via the coding sequence ATGAGCGACGGTCGGGGAACGCCGCCGAGTACGGACATTTTCGCGTCCGATCTCCTCGAGGGAGAAACCGCGCTCGTCACCGGCGGCGGCACCGGCATCGGGAAACACATCGCGCTGGCGCTCGCCGATCACGGCGCCGACGTCGCTATCACCTCGCGCGACATGGACCACCTCGAGCCCGTGGCTGAGCGGATTGAGGCGAAAGGGCGGCGCATCTGTGCGACGACCGCCGATATTCGAAGCCGAGACGAAGTAGACGCGATGGTCGAAACCGTCCTGGACGAACTCGGCGAGATCACAATTCTCGTGAACAACGCCGGAGCGAACTTCCTGAGCCCCGCCGAGGAACTGAGCGAGAACGGCTGGCGGGCTGTCGTCGGAACGATCCTCGACGGCACCGCCTACTGTACCTTCGCTGTCGGCGAGCACATGATCGACAACGGCGGCGGCTCGATCGTCGCGATGGGAGCGACGAACAGCGAGCGCGGCGCACCGTATCACGCCCACTCCGGTGCCGGAAAAGCGGGCATCACGAACCTCATGCAGACCGTCGCTGCCGAGTGGGCTCAGTACGGCATCCGCGCCAACACGATCGCACCCGGCATCATCGAGACGGAAGCACTATCGAGCGTCTGGGACGAGGCGGGCCGCGACCGCGACCAAATCGGACGCGACATCGCCATGGAACGTCTCGGATCGCCGGCAGACTGCGTGCCGATCACGTTGTTTCTCGTCAGCGATGCCGCGGCCTACGTAACCGGCTCGTACTTCGCCGTCGACGGCGGCCAACTCGTCGCGGACGCCGGACACCATCTCGAGTAA
- a CDS encoding acyl-CoA carboxylase subunit beta, whose amino-acid sequence MKVQIDGEYDEETVRAIVTALSHHLGESVTLETDGSDDIGASFTDEGVILTDREERIRADLEDIATGGPERGHEKIEQLDKEFVRDRIDMVFDDVQYEDGSFAGYANDDRTPADGMITGVGTIDGRDVFFTANDYTVKAGSLGQQGIEKAIRLSERAVTARAPIVRLIDSTGARLSPGDRKESSSHAGRYTGGKSFFNQCIHSGQVPQIGVLYGPNIAGSAYTPIFCDFLIMVEEISGMAIASPRIVEEVTGEDIDMQQLGGPDVHATHSGSADLVVPDEETAATKVRDLLSYLPQDYQSPLPERPGTAPRRNPEGLDAVIPENPNEAYDVHDVLERIVDEGSLFELKPRFAPELVTSFGRIDGRPVGIVANQPNHVSGAIFPDSAEKASDFIWKCDAFGIPLIYLCDTPGFMVGSQVERQGVLQKGRKFIYATSNAQVPKFCVITRKAYGAGIYAMCGPSFEPDSTLALPSAELAVMGPDAAVRAMFSDQIDEIDDPAEREAFVEETKDLYRKDIRKQASSMQVDELAAASDLRRQLERRIDAYRNKRRIERDRHHGTVLF is encoded by the coding sequence ATGAAAGTACAAATCGACGGCGAGTACGACGAAGAAACGGTTCGTGCGATCGTTACGGCGCTTTCACATCACCTCGGCGAATCCGTTACTCTCGAGACCGACGGGAGCGACGACATCGGGGCGTCGTTTACCGACGAGGGCGTCATCCTTACCGATCGAGAAGAGCGTATCCGAGCGGACCTCGAGGACATCGCGACGGGCGGTCCCGAGCGAGGTCACGAGAAAATCGAACAGTTGGACAAAGAGTTCGTCCGGGATCGGATCGACATGGTCTTCGACGACGTCCAGTACGAGGACGGATCGTTCGCCGGCTACGCCAACGACGACCGAACGCCCGCAGACGGGATGATAACGGGCGTCGGAACGATCGACGGCCGCGACGTGTTCTTCACGGCAAACGATTACACGGTTAAGGCGGGTTCGCTGGGCCAGCAGGGGATCGAAAAGGCAATCCGGCTCTCCGAACGAGCGGTGACCGCTCGCGCGCCGATCGTCCGACTCATCGACTCGACGGGAGCGCGGCTTTCCCCCGGCGACCGTAAGGAGTCCTCGAGTCACGCTGGCCGATACACTGGTGGGAAGTCGTTTTTCAACCAGTGCATCCACTCCGGACAGGTTCCACAGATCGGCGTCCTCTACGGTCCGAATATCGCAGGATCGGCGTACACGCCCATCTTCTGTGACTTCCTAATCATGGTCGAGGAAATCTCCGGCATGGCGATTGCCTCGCCTCGGATCGTCGAGGAGGTGACCGGTGAGGACATCGATATGCAGCAACTGGGCGGTCCCGACGTTCACGCGACTCACTCCGGCAGCGCAGACCTCGTCGTTCCCGACGAGGAAACCGCAGCGACGAAAGTTCGAGACCTGCTTTCGTATCTACCTCAGGATTACCAGTCTCCCCTTCCCGAACGACCGGGAACGGCGCCGCGTCGCAATCCCGAAGGGTTGGACGCCGTCATCCCTGAGAATCCGAACGAAGCTTACGACGTGCACGACGTCCTCGAGCGCATCGTCGACGAGGGTTCGTTGTTCGAACTCAAACCGCGATTTGCCCCCGAACTCGTCACGTCTTTCGGTCGGATCGACGGTCGCCCAGTCGGAATCGTCGCGAATCAGCCCAATCACGTCTCCGGGGCAATTTTCCCCGATTCCGCCGAAAAGGCCTCGGACTTCATCTGGAAGTGTGATGCCTTTGGGATCCCCCTGATTTACCTCTGTGATACGCCCGGGTTCATGGTCGGCTCGCAGGTCGAACGACAGGGCGTCCTCCAGAAGGGCCGGAAGTTCATTTACGCGACCTCGAACGCACAGGTGCCGAAGTTCTGCGTCATCACGCGGAAGGCCTACGGTGCGGGCATTTACGCGATGTGCGGACCGTCGTTCGAACCCGATTCGACGCTCGCGCTGCCGTCGGCGGAACTGGCGGTGATGGGGCCAGACGCGGCGGTTCGGGCGATGTTTTCGGACCAGATAGACGAGATCGACGATCCGGCCGAACGCGAGGCCTTCGTCGAGGAGACGAAAGACCTGTATCGCAAGGACATCCGCAAACAAGCCTCGAGCATGCAGGTCGACGAACTGGCCGCTGCGAGCGATTTACGCCGCCAACTCGAGCGTCGCATCGATGCCTATCGCAACAAGCGTCGTATTGAACGCGACCGACATCATGGAACGGTGCTGTTCTAG
- a CDS encoding class I adenylate-forming enzyme family protein — protein MTDQSITHTTGGELRDPRITRVTAGDIVRRAGNRRPDKDAFVVPATDERVSFGEFDDRVNRAANAFLESGLASRDRLAIVAANSLEFLEAYFGALKAGLVVVPINPEITTDDVGYELDHASVDALVVEDTYYPKFEGVFEERDLETLAVIEWSDEGTVPVPEFRAFASEHDAAEPEVELEGSDLAQIMFTSGTTSRPKGVCLPHRALHAGSINNVVGGEVSRNDVKCGLLPMFHCAMLSQVKAVLHVSARMVILRGFEPNQFLECVETYAVTDVTLLPSMYTELLARDDIRDRDLSSLRRCTYAMTPIGNETLAECIEVFGAEFSLGSGQTEAYPPTCTYHPEWQLEKEGNYWGTALPNTDIAIMDDDGQLLSDGEVGEIVYRGPNVMDGYLENEERTREAFAHGWFHSGDVGYFDEDGLLKFVDRKTDMVKTGGENVSTQKVESVLLDHSDVDEVAVVGIPHERWGEAVTAFAVSYGDDPDPDDVLEYARGTLAGFETPKAVEFLAELPQTATSKVQKHVVSENHEDYYR, from the coding sequence ATGACAGATCAATCGATAACACACACCACAGGTGGTGAGTTGCGCGACCCTCGAATAACGCGCGTGACGGCTGGTGATATCGTTCGGCGTGCCGGTAATCGACGACCCGACAAGGACGCGTTCGTGGTTCCGGCGACCGACGAACGAGTGTCGTTTGGGGAGTTCGACGACCGCGTTAATCGCGCGGCGAACGCGTTCCTCGAGTCGGGACTGGCGTCGCGAGACAGGCTCGCGATCGTCGCCGCGAACTCCCTCGAATTTCTGGAAGCGTACTTCGGCGCGCTCAAAGCGGGGCTCGTCGTCGTTCCGATCAATCCCGAGATCACGACCGACGACGTCGGCTACGAACTCGACCACGCGTCAGTCGACGCGCTGGTCGTCGAGGACACGTACTATCCGAAATTCGAGGGCGTGTTCGAGGAGCGGGACCTCGAAACGCTCGCTGTGATCGAGTGGAGCGACGAGGGGACGGTTCCGGTGCCGGAGTTCCGTGCGTTTGCGAGCGAGCACGACGCCGCGGAACCCGAGGTGGAACTCGAGGGCTCGGATCTCGCCCAGATCATGTTTACTTCGGGGACGACGTCACGACCAAAGGGAGTCTGCCTCCCTCACCGAGCGTTGCACGCCGGGTCGATCAACAACGTCGTCGGGGGCGAGGTATCCCGAAACGACGTCAAGTGCGGACTCTTGCCGATGTTTCACTGCGCGATGCTCTCGCAGGTCAAGGCCGTATTGCACGTCTCCGCGCGGATGGTGATTCTCCGGGGCTTCGAACCGAACCAGTTCCTCGAGTGCGTCGAAACCTACGCCGTGACCGACGTAACGCTCTTGCCGTCGATGTACACGGAACTGCTGGCCAGAGACGATATCAGGGATCGCGACCTCTCCTCGCTCAGGCGGTGTACGTACGCGATGACGCCGATCGGAAACGAGACGCTTGCGGAGTGCATCGAGGTCTTCGGCGCCGAGTTCAGCCTCGGTTCCGGTCAAACCGAAGCCTACCCGCCGACCTGTACCTACCACCCCGAGTGGCAACTCGAGAAGGAGGGAAACTACTGGGGAACAGCACTGCCGAATACGGATATCGCGATCATGGATGACGACGGTCAGTTGCTCTCCGATGGCGAGGTCGGTGAAATCGTCTACCGCGGGCCAAACGTCATGGACGGCTACCTCGAGAACGAAGAACGAACTAGGGAGGCGTTCGCCCACGGCTGGTTTCACTCCGGCGACGTGGGTTACTTCGATGAGGACGGCCTGCTGAAGTTCGTCGACCGCAAGACGGACATGGTCAAGACCGGCGGCGAGAACGTCTCGACGCAGAAAGTGGAATCGGTGCTGCTCGATCATTCCGACGTGGACGAAGTCGCCGTCGTCGGCATCCCTCACGAGCGATGGGGCGAAGCGGTGACCGCCTTCGCCGTCTCATACGGGGACGACCCCGATCCGGACGACGTCCTCGAGTACGCCCGCGGAACTCTCGCCGGTTTCGAGACCCCGAAAGCCGTCGAGTTTCTCGCAGAGTTGCCCCAGACGGCGACCAGCAAAGTACAAAAACACGTCGTCTCCGAGAATCACGAAGACTACTACCGTTGA
- a CDS encoding acyl-CoA dehydrogenase family protein, with product MVDFTLSEQQRAVRETARAFAETEIAPVAREAEETGTWPRDVWEHAVEAGLVGVEIPEAYGGPGMGVLESALVAEEFARVDAGIKAALGTAFGTRMIAEYGSEEQKEWILTGVATGELITAMANTEPDHGSDASSIETSAHKDGDEYVIDGTKTFVTHGTIADVILTLCRTGEEGAGGISALLIETDRDGVVVDSEIEKMGWNACETAQLRFDGVRVPEENLVGAENRGFYQLMEFFEAERVGIAASSLGIAQGCLEHALEYASDRSQFGQPIAEFQAIRHKLAEMAVKVENARRLTLDAGARLDDGEKPTKLASMAKLYASEVAEEVASDAIQIHGGNGYTRDYPVERQYRHAKIYQIGEGTSEIQKNIIAGELL from the coding sequence ATGGTAGACTTTACGCTTAGCGAACAACAGCGCGCCGTTCGGGAGACGGCGCGGGCGTTCGCCGAGACCGAAATCGCTCCTGTGGCCCGCGAGGCCGAGGAGACCGGGACCTGGCCTCGAGATGTCTGGGAGCATGCGGTCGAGGCGGGACTCGTCGGCGTCGAGATCCCGGAGGCTTACGGCGGACCGGGGATGGGCGTCCTCGAGAGCGCGCTCGTCGCCGAGGAGTTCGCCCGCGTCGACGCCGGTATCAAGGCGGCCCTGGGTACGGCCTTCGGCACCCGGATGATCGCCGAGTACGGTTCGGAGGAACAAAAGGAATGGATCTTGACTGGCGTCGCGACCGGCGAACTCATCACGGCGATGGCGAACACGGAACCCGATCATGGCAGCGACGCCAGTAGCATCGAAACCAGCGCACACAAGGACGGCGACGAGTACGTCATTGACGGCACCAAAACTTTCGTCACGCACGGCACGATCGCCGACGTTATCCTGACGCTGTGCCGAACAGGCGAAGAGGGTGCCGGCGGCATCTCGGCTCTCCTCATCGAAACCGATCGCGACGGCGTGGTCGTCGACTCCGAGATCGAGAAGATGGGGTGGAACGCCTGCGAGACGGCCCAGTTGCGGTTCGACGGTGTTCGAGTCCCCGAAGAGAACCTCGTCGGAGCGGAAAACCGCGGCTTTTACCAGCTTATGGAGTTCTTCGAAGCCGAGCGGGTCGGTATCGCCGCCTCCTCGCTGGGAATCGCGCAAGGTTGTTTGGAGCACGCCCTCGAGTACGCCTCCGATCGCTCGCAGTTCGGCCAGCCGATAGCGGAGTTTCAGGCGATCCGCCACAAACTCGCCGAGATGGCGGTCAAGGTCGAGAACGCACGCCGGCTCACCCTCGATGCCGGTGCCCGACTCGATGACGGGGAGAAACCGACGAAACTCGCGAGCATGGCGAAACTCTACGCCAGCGAAGTTGCCGAAGAAGTCGCCAGCGATGCCATCCAGATCCACGGCGGCAACGGGTACACCCGTGATTACCCCGTCGAACGCCAGTACCGTCACGCAAAAATCTACCAGATCGGCGAGGGAACGAGCGAAATCCAGAAGAACATCATCGCGGGGGAGTTACTGTGA
- a CDS encoding acyclic terpene utilization AtuA family protein, with translation MSVRIANAAGFWGDDNEAPRRVLEHAEDLDYLTMDYLAEVTMTVLVRQQENDPEKGYATDFPSVVDDILTEAMDRGVTILANAGGVNPQACREAVASVADERGLEPTIATVSGDDFRDRIEEFDDERLRHADTGEALPTDPDVVSANAYFGGFPVAEALAADPDVVITGRVIDAALILGPLIHEHGWDRDEYDRLARGLIAGHIIECGAQATGGNFLGDWRGIDFEHIGFPIAEVEAEGSTVITKPSGTGGLVTPDTVGEQLLYEVADPGAYYGPDVVADFQHVRLEQVGEERVAVENVTGTAPTDTYKASLHYRDGFTVRSDVVYANPNAAAKANRAFEYIRNRADERGIEYDRFRTESFGVDALHDGTASGEPEEVVARIAIETPNKGDGYEFASLFANLGLGGPPSVTMFNPGRSSPTPKFAYHPVLVPKSAFEPIVEVTGA, from the coding sequence GTGAGCGTTCGAATCGCCAACGCGGCCGGCTTCTGGGGAGACGACAACGAGGCACCGCGTCGCGTCCTCGAGCACGCTGAGGACCTCGACTACCTGACGATGGACTACTTGGCGGAGGTGACGATGACGGTTCTCGTCCGCCAGCAGGAGAACGATCCCGAGAAGGGGTACGCGACCGACTTTCCGTCGGTCGTAGACGACATCTTGACCGAGGCGATGGACCGCGGTGTGACGATCTTGGCCAACGCCGGCGGGGTAAATCCGCAGGCGTGTCGCGAAGCCGTCGCGTCGGTCGCCGACGAACGGGGCCTCGAGCCGACGATCGCGACGGTCTCCGGCGACGACTTTCGCGACCGGATCGAGGAGTTCGACGACGAACGCCTTCGCCACGCCGACACCGGCGAGGCGCTTCCCACGGATCCGGACGTCGTCTCGGCGAACGCCTACTTTGGCGGTTTTCCCGTCGCCGAGGCATTGGCGGCGGACCCCGACGTAGTGATCACCGGCCGAGTGATCGACGCTGCGTTGATTCTGGGGCCGCTTATCCACGAACACGGCTGGGACCGCGACGAGTACGACCGACTCGCTCGAGGCCTGATCGCCGGTCACATCATCGAGTGCGGCGCCCAGGCGACGGGGGGCAACTTCCTAGGCGACTGGCGGGGCATCGACTTCGAGCATATCGGCTTTCCAATCGCGGAGGTCGAGGCGGAGGGCTCTACCGTCATCACGAAGCCGTCGGGCACCGGCGGGCTGGTGACGCCCGACACCGTCGGCGAGCAGCTGCTGTACGAGGTCGCGGATCCGGGTGCCTACTACGGTCCGGACGTCGTAGCGGATTTTCAGCACGTCCGCTTAGAGCAGGTGGGCGAGGAACGGGTCGCGGTGGAAAACGTCACGGGCACCGCACCGACGGATACCTACAAAGCGAGCCTCCACTACCGCGACGGCTTTACCGTCCGAAGCGACGTCGTCTACGCGAACCCGAACGCGGCGGCAAAGGCGAACCGGGCTTTCGAGTACATCCGAAACCGGGCGGACGAACGCGGTATCGAGTACGACCGGTTCCGAACCGAGTCCTTCGGGGTCGACGCACTCCACGACGGCACGGCATCCGGCGAGCCCGAAGAGGTGGTCGCCAGAATCGCCATCGAAACGCCGAACAAGGGAGACGGCTACGAGTTTGCCAGCCTGTTCGCGAATCTAGGCCTCGGCGGGCCGCCCAGCGTGACGATGTTCAATCCAGGTCGATCCTCACCGACCCCGAAGTTCGCCTACCACCCCGTGCTCGTTCCGAAGTCTGCATTCGAGCCGATCGTCGAGGTGACCGGCGCATGA
- a CDS encoding AtuA-related protein, translating into MRLYDVAHGRSGDKGNKANVGIIATDGDDYPFLRDLLTETYVARVFDEFLEEPGAESVDRYVLPEMKGLNFVLHGALDGGASESLRTDRQGKTLAAMLLRQEVGDEYEQYQK; encoded by the coding sequence ATGAGACTCTACGACGTCGCACACGGCCGTTCGGGCGACAAAGGAAACAAGGCCAACGTTGGCATCATCGCCACCGACGGCGACGACTATCCATTCCTCCGTGATCTACTGACGGAGACCTATGTCGCCCGAGTTTTCGATGAATTTCTCGAGGAACCGGGCGCCGAGAGCGTCGACCGATACGTCCTCCCCGAGATGAAGGGGTTGAACTTCGTCCTCCACGGCGCGTTAGACGGTGGCGCGAGCGAATCACTCCGGACCGACCGCCAGGGCAAGACACTCGCGGCGATGCTTCTCCGTCAGGAGGTCGGTGACGAGTACGAGCAGTACCAGAAGTAA
- a CDS encoding acyl-CoA dehydrogenase family protein — MSSSDQSSAFEDGPASELIRETARDIADLYDDEYWQAVNHEQVEPTEFWQDCADAGFLGAAVPEEYGGEGMGIQEVTTIVQTFAENGCMGTGMLWVVTPVFGSITLSQNGTEEQKERYLPKLANGEMKFCMALTEPRAGHNTLNLDTFAEPTDDGFVVNGTKQWISGVDRADKMLLVARTKPESEVERRTDGITLFLADPSDDAVEYHPLETGIPAPETQYEIHFDNYHLDEDAVIGEQDNGLYQLFETVNPERLVGAANAVGAGKCALNRAIEYANSREVFDAPIGSHQAVQHPIADAWSKLEAAELLVRKGAWTVDNGGEAGAAANMAKLRATEACYEACDVAVQTHGGNGLSPDYFVVDLWKASRLGRIAPGSSQMMRNYIGERVLGLPRSY; from the coding sequence ATGTCCAGCAGCGATCAATCGAGCGCGTTCGAAGACGGTCCAGCGTCCGAACTCATCCGAGAAACAGCGCGTGACATCGCCGACTTGTACGACGACGAGTACTGGCAGGCTGTCAACCACGAGCAGGTTGAACCGACGGAGTTCTGGCAGGACTGTGCTGATGCCGGCTTCCTCGGCGCCGCCGTTCCCGAGGAGTACGGCGGAGAAGGAATGGGTATCCAGGAAGTGACGACGATCGTCCAGACGTTTGCCGAAAACGGCTGTATGGGGACCGGCATGCTTTGGGTCGTTACCCCGGTGTTCGGTTCGATCACGCTCTCGCAAAACGGAACCGAGGAACAGAAAGAGCGCTATCTCCCGAAACTGGCGAACGGCGAGATGAAGTTCTGTATGGCTCTCACTGAACCCAGGGCGGGTCACAACACGTTGAACCTGGATACGTTTGCCGAACCGACCGACGATGGATTTGTCGTTAACGGCACGAAGCAGTGGATTTCCGGGGTTGATCGGGCAGATAAGATGCTTCTCGTCGCCCGGACGAAACCTGAGTCCGAGGTCGAGCGCCGCACCGACGGCATCACGCTCTTTCTCGCCGATCCGAGCGACGACGCCGTCGAGTATCACCCCCTCGAGACCGGCATTCCGGCGCCCGAAACACAGTACGAAATCCACTTTGACAACTACCACCTCGACGAGGACGCCGTCATCGGAGAGCAAGATAACGGCCTCTACCAGCTGTTTGAGACCGTCAACCCGGAGCGGCTCGTCGGCGCAGCGAACGCCGTCGGCGCGGGCAAGTGCGCCCTCAACCGGGCGATTGAGTACGCCAACTCACGGGAAGTGTTCGACGCGCCGATCGGCTCTCATCAGGCGGTCCAACACCCCATCGCCGACGCGTGGTCGAAACTCGAGGCGGCGGAACTACTCGTTAGGAAAGGCGCCTGGACGGTCGACAACGGCGGCGAAGCCGGCGCGGCGGCGAACATGGCGAAGCTCCGCGCGACAGAAGCCTGCTACGAGGCCTGTGACGTCGCCGTCCAGACCCACGGCGGTAACGGTCTCAGCCCCGATTACTTCGTCGTCGACCTCTGGAAGGCCTCGCGACTGGGGCGGATCGCCCCTGGCTCGAGTCAGATGATGCGCAACTACATCGGCGAACGGGTGCTCGGACTGCCGCGATCGTACTGA